The Micromonospora sp. NBC_00421 genome contains a region encoding:
- a CDS encoding DUF5703 family protein produces MDYEYAPLRLPPNVDRLTAAAQLAIQAEFSGWELARVQLFRDGTRKVMLRRRRVNQPQPGLSY; encoded by the coding sequence ATGGACTACGAATACGCGCCGTTGCGGTTGCCGCCGAACGTCGACCGGTTGACCGCCGCGGCGCAGCTGGCGATCCAGGCGGAGTTCTCCGGCTGGGAGTTGGCCCGGGTGCAGCTCTTCCGGGACGGCACCCGCAAGGTGATGCTGCGTCGCCGTCGGGTCAACCAACCCCAACCGGGCCTGTCCTACTGA
- a CDS encoding DUF2267 domain-containing protein — MAEQLMSAFESSVDKTNLILKDIEQAYGWPRARRNQSYAALRTVLHLLRDRMTVQECAEFAAQLPVLVRGIYFDGWQPENVPVKLNRDDFLYEIRQGFPYDVEGGPERVAQVVLDTLRRHVTQGEWQDVKSGMPRDLQQLIP, encoded by the coding sequence ATGGCGGAGCAACTGATGTCGGCATTCGAGTCTTCCGTGGACAAGACCAACCTGATCCTCAAGGACATCGAGCAGGCGTACGGCTGGCCCCGGGCGCGACGTAACCAGTCGTACGCGGCGTTGCGCACGGTGCTGCACCTGCTGCGTGACCGGATGACCGTGCAGGAGTGCGCGGAGTTCGCCGCCCAGTTGCCGGTGCTGGTCCGGGGGATCTACTTCGACGGTTGGCAGCCGGAGAACGTGCCGGTCAAGTTGAACCGGGACGACTTCCTCTACGAGATCCGGCAGGGCTTCCCGTACGACGTCGAGGGCGGCCCGGAACGGGTGGCGCAGGTGGTGCTGGACACCCTGCGTCGGCACGTCACCCAGGGCGAGTGGCAGGACGTGAAGTCCGGCATGCCCCGGGACCTGCAACAACTGATTCCCTGA
- a CDS encoding FtsK/SpoIIIE domain-containing protein, which translates to MADLRTQLAARVRGMLSEALGVTRGRLATAEWELTAARDRLTRVRRAAATVPERVGAERDRRLADIDRRHAARLAELAHRATEAARREAPGAASAPWSGWQVTPAGRGESPGPLRVGALRIPGAEPVPALVPLLDAGHVQLHGDDREGADAVVSALLLRGVGRADPGAVRLYGYDPEHLGGGLAGFAPLGTAGLLTFVGPGGLARLLDDLVEQIRRINETVLAGEYGSLRALAVATGRRPEPWRVAVLLGGDELSRHERGQLDRVVRTGAACGVHLVVRGIDLPDDPSLTRIRTGPGEARIGAPPGPPVRLDPPPPATLVTETCREVAARVNAGPPPTPFTDLLPPPEQMWKDDSAHGLTAPIGEGPHGRPVLLTLGDYPPHALIGGPSGTGKTNLIFAWIGALAARYSPAELEFYLLDFKEGVSFARFAQGRRDPSWLPHMRLVGINVNTDREFGLALLRFLAEELRRRADAAKKHEVTKLAELRAVDPTGHWPRIVAVVDEFQALLAGRDVVAREAADLLEDLARRGRSQGIHLVLASQDVRGIEALWGRPALVAQFTLRIALPKALRILAERNDAAQALPRHHAVVNAESGMTEGNQVARIPSASDWETWSDLQHRLWRMRPADAAPARLFDGDAIPRLAEAPDFRALTPPQNDLGPRGPVAVLGEIIDVQSRSAALRLPRAPGRNLAVLGTRVDEACAVLDAAARSLARQHRPGSARFSIACLDPDADPAARALYEDLADDAAWYDEETVAELMAETATTLTRPGTPSTPHYLLLFAVDAAAGALATGSPGSTGLDRLRRILHDGPERRTHVLAWWRGVARMRADLGGPAARTDQIGAWVALDVQGGELGSALYPGSGGPDWYPRPWRGLFFDRAVHRTGQVIIPYGPSR; encoded by the coding sequence ATGGCTGACCTGCGTACCCAGTTGGCGGCGCGGGTGCGGGGGATGCTCTCCGAGGCGCTCGGCGTCACCCGTGGCCGGCTCGCCACGGCCGAGTGGGAGCTGACCGCCGCCCGGGACCGGCTGACCCGGGTCCGGCGGGCCGCCGCGACGGTGCCCGAGCGGGTGGGCGCCGAACGCGACCGACGGCTGGCCGACATCGACAGGCGACATGCCGCGCGGCTCGCCGAACTGGCCCACCGGGCGACCGAGGCCGCCCGTCGGGAGGCCCCCGGCGCGGCCTCCGCGCCCTGGTCGGGGTGGCAGGTCACCCCGGCCGGACGGGGCGAGAGCCCCGGGCCGCTGCGCGTCGGCGCCCTACGGATCCCCGGCGCGGAACCGGTCCCGGCGCTGGTGCCCCTGCTCGACGCCGGTCACGTGCAGCTGCACGGTGACGACCGGGAGGGCGCCGACGCGGTGGTGTCGGCGCTGCTGCTGCGCGGCGTCGGCCGGGCCGACCCGGGCGCGGTACGGCTCTACGGCTACGACCCCGAACATCTCGGCGGCGGGCTGGCCGGCTTCGCTCCGCTCGGCACCGCCGGGCTGCTCACCTTCGTCGGGCCGGGTGGCCTGGCCCGGCTCCTCGACGACCTGGTGGAGCAGATCCGCCGGATCAACGAGACGGTGCTGGCCGGCGAGTACGGCTCGCTGCGCGCCCTGGCCGTGGCGACCGGCCGGCGACCCGAACCGTGGCGGGTGGCGGTGCTGCTCGGCGGGGACGAGCTGTCCCGACACGAGCGCGGCCAGCTCGACCGGGTGGTCCGCACCGGCGCGGCCTGCGGGGTGCACCTGGTGGTACGCGGCATCGACCTGCCCGACGACCCGAGCCTCACCCGGATCCGCACCGGGCCGGGCGAGGCCCGCATCGGCGCACCACCCGGCCCACCCGTACGCCTCGACCCGCCCCCACCGGCCACCCTGGTCACCGAGACCTGCCGGGAGGTCGCCGCCCGGGTCAACGCCGGCCCGCCGCCGACGCCCTTCACCGACCTGCTCCCCCCGCCGGAGCAGATGTGGAAGGACGACTCGGCGCACGGGCTGACCGCGCCCATCGGCGAGGGACCGCACGGCCGTCCGGTGCTGCTGACCCTCGGCGACTATCCTCCGCACGCGCTGATCGGCGGACCGTCCGGCACCGGCAAGACCAACCTCATCTTCGCCTGGATCGGTGCGCTGGCCGCCCGCTACTCCCCCGCCGAGCTGGAGTTCTATCTGCTCGACTTCAAGGAGGGCGTGTCCTTCGCCCGGTTCGCGCAGGGCCGCCGCGACCCGAGCTGGCTGCCGCACATGCGGTTGGTCGGGATCAACGTGAACACCGACCGGGAGTTCGGCCTGGCCCTGCTGCGGTTCCTCGCCGAGGAGCTGCGCCGCCGGGCCGACGCGGCCAAGAAGCACGAGGTGACCAAGCTGGCCGAGCTGCGGGCGGTGGACCCGACCGGGCACTGGCCCCGGATCGTCGCGGTGGTCGACGAGTTCCAGGCGCTGCTCGCCGGCCGGGACGTGGTGGCCCGGGAGGCCGCCGACCTGCTGGAGGACCTGGCCCGGCGGGGCCGCTCGCAGGGCATCCACCTGGTGCTCGCCTCGCAGGACGTCCGGGGCATCGAGGCGCTGTGGGGACGGCCCGCCCTGGTCGCCCAGTTCACCCTGAGGATCGCGCTGCCCAAGGCGCTGCGCATCCTCGCCGAGCGCAACGACGCCGCGCAGGCGCTGCCCCGACACCACGCGGTGGTCAACGCCGAGTCGGGCATGACCGAGGGCAACCAGGTGGCCAGGATCCCGTCGGCCAGCGACTGGGAGACCTGGAGCGATCTGCAGCACCGGCTGTGGCGGATGCGCCCGGCCGACGCCGCCCCGGCCCGGCTCTTCGACGGTGACGCCATCCCCCGCCTCGCCGAGGCCCCCGACTTCCGGGCCCTCACCCCACCGCAGAACGACCTCGGGCCGCGCGGCCCGGTCGCCGTCCTCGGGGAGATCATCGACGTGCAGTCCCGGTCGGCGGCGCTGCGGCTGCCCCGGGCGCCCGGCCGCAACCTCGCGGTCCTCGGCACCCGGGTCGACGAGGCGTGCGCGGTGCTCGACGCCGCCGCCCGCTCGCTGGCCCGGCAGCACCGCCCCGGCAGCGCCCGGTTCTCCATCGCCTGCCTCGACCCGGACGCCGACCCGGCGGCCCGCGCCCTCTACGAGGACCTCGCCGACGACGCCGCCTGGTACGACGAGGAGACCGTCGCCGAGCTGATGGCCGAGACGGCGACCACGCTGACCCGACCGGGCACCCCGAGCACCCCGCACTACCTGCTGTTGTTCGCCGTCGACGCGGCGGCCGGGGCGTTGGCGACCGGCTCGCCCGGATCGACCGGCCTGGACCGGCTGCGCCGGATCCTGCACGACGGGCCGGAACGGCGTACCCACGTGTTGGCCTGGTGGCGCGGGGTGGCCCGGATGCGGGCGGACCTTGGTGGGCCGGCGGCCCGGACCGACCAGATCGGCGCCTGGGTGGCCCTGGACGTGCAGGGCGGCGAGCTGGGCTCGGCGCTCTACCCGGGCTCCGGCGGGCCGGACTGGTACCCGCGTCCGTGGCGCGGGCTCTTCTTCGACCGGGCGGTGCACCGCACCGGACAGGTGATCATCCCCTATGGTCCGTCCCGATGA
- a CDS encoding M20/M25/M40 family metallo-hydrolase, with the protein MTSDAASAPPDPTAEVVDLCRDLLRIDTTNTGDNATSAGERRAAEYVAEKLAEVGVAAEIHESAPGRANVVARIPGVDPGRDALLVHGHLDVVPADADEWSVHPFSGEIRDGYLWGRGAIDMKDFDAMVLAVVRHWQRTGVRPPRDIVLAYTADEEAGSDYGAHFLVQRHRGLFDGCTEAIGEVGGFSYSISDAQRLYLIETAEKGLDWLRLHAKGRPGHGSFIHDDNAVTALAEAVARIGRHRFPITVTPTVRAFLAELSDVLGVELDPDDPETAIAKLGPIANIIGATIRSTANPTRLAAGYKDNVIPGRATATIDCRSLPGQSEMLERQLRELVGPDIEIEYIQRQPALETTFEGDLVEAMSAALRAEDPGARPVPYMLSGGTDAKAFAQLGIRCFGFAPLRLPADLNFSALFHGIDERVPVDGLQFGVRVLDRFLRNC; encoded by the coding sequence ATGACGAGCGACGCCGCCTCCGCCCCGCCCGACCCCACCGCCGAGGTCGTCGACCTCTGCCGTGACCTGCTGCGCATCGACACCACCAACACCGGTGACAACGCCACCAGCGCGGGTGAACGCCGGGCCGCCGAGTACGTCGCGGAGAAACTCGCCGAGGTCGGCGTGGCCGCCGAGATCCACGAGTCGGCGCCGGGCCGGGCCAACGTGGTCGCCCGTATCCCCGGTGTGGACCCGGGGCGCGACGCCCTGCTGGTGCACGGTCACCTGGACGTGGTGCCCGCCGACGCCGACGAGTGGTCGGTGCACCCGTTCTCCGGGGAGATCCGCGACGGCTACCTGTGGGGCCGGGGCGCGATCGACATGAAGGACTTCGACGCGATGGTGCTGGCGGTGGTGCGGCACTGGCAGCGCACCGGCGTCCGCCCACCCCGGGACATCGTGCTGGCCTACACCGCCGACGAGGAGGCGGGCAGCGACTACGGCGCGCACTTCCTCGTCCAACGCCACCGGGGCCTCTTCGACGGCTGCACCGAGGCGATCGGCGAGGTCGGCGGCTTCTCCTACTCGATCAGCGACGCCCAGCGGCTCTATCTGATCGAGACCGCCGAGAAGGGCCTGGACTGGCTGCGGCTGCACGCCAAGGGTCGCCCCGGGCACGGCTCGTTCATCCACGACGACAACGCGGTCACCGCGCTGGCCGAGGCGGTCGCCCGGATCGGCCGGCACCGCTTCCCGATCACCGTCACCCCGACCGTACGGGCCTTCCTGGCGGAGCTCTCCGACGTGCTCGGCGTCGAGCTGGACCCGGACGACCCGGAGACCGCGATCGCCAAGCTCGGCCCGATCGCCAACATCATCGGCGCGACCATCCGCAGCACCGCCAACCCGACCCGGCTGGCCGCCGGTTACAAGGACAACGTCATCCCCGGCCGCGCCACCGCCACCATCGACTGCCGCAGCCTGCCCGGCCAGTCGGAGATGCTGGAGCGGCAACTGCGCGAGCTGGTCGGCCCGGACATCGAGATCGAGTACATCCAGCGCCAGCCGGCCCTGGAGACCACCTTCGAGGGCGACCTGGTCGAGGCGATGTCGGCGGCGCTGCGGGCCGAGGACCCGGGGGCCCGTCCGGTGCCCTACATGCTCTCCGGCGGCACCGACGCCAAGGCCTTCGCCCAGCTCGGCATCCGCTGCTTCGGCTTCGCCCCGCTGCGGCTGCCGGCGGACCTCAACTTCTCGGCGTTGTTCCACGGCATCGACGAGCGGGTACCGGTGGACGGACTACAGTTCGGCGTGCGGGTGCTCGACCGGTTCCTCCGCAACTGCTGA
- a CDS encoding DUF3140 domain-containing protein: MAREQRLDPEVEVLWEDFHAEVNVPSEQLRQWLLTRGSGEEAFGPGPDLDLPEPGRQILAVLRKRKVDLTPADVEVMRAAVDRIRALVEEKPGAGNADDEWRHALLDLGHDVLVER; encoded by the coding sequence ATGGCACGCGAACAGCGACTCGACCCCGAGGTCGAGGTGCTCTGGGAGGACTTCCACGCCGAGGTGAACGTCCCCTCCGAGCAGCTGCGGCAGTGGCTGCTGACCCGGGGGTCGGGGGAGGAGGCGTTCGGCCCCGGCCCGGACCTCGACCTGCCCGAGCCCGGCCGGCAGATCCTGGCCGTCCTGCGCAAGCGCAAGGTCGACCTCACCCCGGCCGACGTCGAGGTGATGCGGGCCGCGGTCGACCGGATCCGGGCCCTGGTGGAGGAGAAACCCGGCGCCGGCAACGCCGACGACGAGTGGCGGCACGCCCTGCTCGACCTGGGCCACGACGTCCTCGTCGAACGCTGA
- a CDS encoding cupin domain-containing protein, which produces MTTIDPPGGHRRPAVPSAPTRALARCVSVEPAKFAAAHWGRAPLLSRAAELPNADGFVDLLSPDDADELLSRRGLRTPFLRVAKDGQLVPTARFTGGGGAGAEIGDQVRDERILELYAGGATLVLQGLHRLWPALIDFARDLGTALTQPLQVNAYLTPPGSQGFATHYDTHDVFVLQVDGRKHWRIHPPVLADPLEKQPWGGRADEVSATADGPPALDVVLDPGDALYLPRGWLHSAQAQESRSLHLTVGIRALTRYALVEELLALAAEDPRLRAGLPFGTDVADPDAIEPELTETVEALRDWLLRADPVAVAARLRDRVWSAARPAPIRPLAQAAALADLTADSRIASRDGLRWQLTAAADRVALRLADRTITLPAQCAPALRALLGSTGLRVGDLPGLDDDTDRLVLARRLLREAVAVPA; this is translated from the coding sequence GTGACGACCATCGACCCGCCGGGCGGCCACCGCCGCCCGGCGGTCCCGTCGGCCCCGACCCGGGCGCTGGCCCGTTGCGTCAGCGTCGAGCCGGCCAAGTTCGCCGCCGCCCACTGGGGCCGCGCGCCGCTGCTGTCGCGGGCCGCCGAGCTGCCCAACGCCGACGGCTTCGTCGACCTACTGAGCCCCGACGACGCCGACGAACTGCTCAGCCGGCGTGGTCTGCGTACCCCGTTCCTGCGGGTGGCGAAGGACGGCCAGCTGGTGCCGACGGCCCGGTTCACCGGCGGCGGCGGGGCGGGCGCGGAGATCGGCGACCAGGTCCGCGACGAGCGCATCCTGGAGCTGTACGCCGGCGGCGCGACCCTGGTGCTCCAGGGGCTGCACCGGCTCTGGCCCGCCCTGATCGACTTCGCCCGTGACCTGGGCACCGCGCTGACGCAACCGTTGCAGGTCAACGCCTACCTCACCCCGCCTGGCAGTCAGGGCTTCGCCACCCACTACGACACCCACGACGTCTTCGTGCTCCAGGTCGACGGTCGCAAGCACTGGCGGATCCACCCGCCGGTGCTCGCCGACCCGCTGGAGAAGCAGCCCTGGGGTGGCCGGGCCGACGAGGTGTCCGCCACCGCCGACGGGCCGCCCGCACTCGACGTGGTCCTCGACCCCGGCGATGCTCTCTACCTGCCGCGTGGCTGGCTGCACAGCGCCCAGGCGCAGGAGTCCCGCTCGCTGCACCTGACCGTCGGCATCCGCGCGCTGACCCGGTACGCCCTGGTCGAGGAGCTGCTGGCGCTGGCCGCCGAGGATCCCCGGCTGCGGGCCGGGTTGCCCTTCGGCACCGACGTCGCCGACCCCGACGCCATCGAGCCGGAGCTGACCGAGACGGTGGAGGCGCTGCGCGACTGGCTGCTCCGGGCCGACCCGGTCGCGGTCGCCGCCCGGCTGCGTGACCGGGTCTGGTCGGCGGCCCGCCCGGCCCCGATCCGCCCGCTCGCCCAGGCCGCCGCGCTCGCCGACCTCACCGCCGACAGCCGGATCGCCTCCCGGGACGGGCTGCGCTGGCAGCTCACCGCCGCCGCCGACCGGGTGGCGCTGCGGTTGGCCGACCGCACCATCACCCTGCCCGCGCAGTGCGCCCCGGCGCTGCGCGCCCTGCTCGGCTCCACCGGCCTGCGGGTGGGCGACCTGCCCGGTCTCGACGACGACACCGACCGGCTGGTGCTGGCCCGCCGCCTGCTGCGCGAGGCGGTCGCCGTCCCGGCCTGA
- a CDS encoding hemerythrin domain-containing protein, translated as MSAVPLPPLPPAANDAYRPGGRSMADLADTEHRHLLDLVDQVTDPSLPVARRREVLHVLTAMVSRHLSAEEQYLLPAARAALPAAADRVDRELEADAALLTALKALGGPNDPTLADVAARIRRHVSTVADLITPLREVATDAELIRLGNRWEIAEEAAPTRPHPGTPATPPWNRIVEPAVGVVDKLRDAVTGRRTQLSDLTRRSGR; from the coding sequence ATGTCCGCCGTTCCCCTGCCCCCGCTGCCGCCGGCCGCCAACGACGCCTACCGTCCCGGCGGGCGGAGCATGGCCGACCTCGCCGACACCGAACACCGGCACCTGCTCGACCTGGTCGACCAGGTCACCGACCCGAGCCTGCCGGTCGCGCGGCGGCGGGAGGTGCTCCACGTGCTCACCGCGATGGTGTCGCGGCACCTGTCGGCCGAGGAGCAGTACCTGCTGCCCGCCGCCCGCGCCGCGCTGCCCGCCGCCGCCGACCGGGTGGACCGGGAGTTGGAGGCGGACGCGGCGCTGCTCACCGCGTTGAAGGCCCTCGGCGGCCCGAACGATCCGACGCTTGCCGACGTCGCGGCCCGGATCCGCCGGCACGTCAGCACTGTCGCCGACCTGATCACCCCGCTGCGCGAGGTGGCCACCGACGCGGAGCTGATCCGACTGGGCAACCGGTGGGAGATCGCCGAGGAGGCGGCCCCGACCCGACCGCACCCGGGCACCCCGGCCACCCCGCCGTGGAACCGGATCGTCGAACCGGCCGTCGGAGTGGTGGACAAGCTGCGGGACGCGGTGACCGGACGCCGTACCCAACTGAGCGACCTCACCCGCCGATCCGGACGGTGA
- a CDS encoding LysR family transcriptional regulator: MNLELRHLRVVCAIAETGSVTKAASTLGLAQPALTAQLQRIERTLGGPLFERDRRGARPTALGELVLSRARVLLPAMKGLQDEAARLAGAEDALGRYRFGGVNSPILGRLVHRLAAEQPHAQITTYASWSADELGALVAGGRLDFALTGICGDATPPAEFGLSWREVAVDPVLVLLPAGHPMADHDEVGLAELRHEQWVAAPGDGCFGDCFAAACARAGFTPRKVYETDVRGCMDLVDAGEAVALCQATFRPVAGLVTRRLAGTPLRWRLLLGWHPESPADRVAEAVLEDAVAAYTGSLAAHPEYLAWLLRHPEFGARDTGASRPAGRVRTA, encoded by the coding sequence ATGAATCTGGAGCTGCGTCACCTGCGGGTGGTCTGCGCGATCGCCGAGACGGGCAGCGTGACGAAGGCCGCGTCCACCCTCGGCCTGGCCCAGCCGGCCCTGACCGCCCAGCTTCAGCGCATCGAGCGGACGCTGGGCGGTCCGCTGTTCGAACGGGATCGTCGGGGAGCCCGGCCGACCGCCCTGGGTGAGTTGGTGCTGTCCCGGGCCCGGGTCCTGCTGCCGGCGATGAAGGGTCTGCAGGACGAGGCGGCCCGGCTGGCCGGGGCCGAGGACGCCCTGGGCCGGTACCGCTTCGGCGGGGTGAACAGCCCGATCCTGGGCCGGCTGGTGCACCGGCTCGCCGCCGAGCAGCCACACGCGCAGATCACCACCTACGCGTCGTGGTCCGCCGACGAGCTGGGCGCCCTGGTCGCCGGTGGCCGGCTCGACTTCGCACTGACCGGCATCTGCGGCGACGCCACCCCGCCGGCGGAGTTCGGCCTGTCCTGGCGGGAGGTGGCGGTCGACCCGGTGCTGGTGCTGTTGCCTGCCGGTCACCCGATGGCCGACCACGACGAGGTCGGCCTGGCCGAGCTGCGGCACGAGCAGTGGGTGGCCGCGCCCGGCGACGGCTGCTTCGGCGACTGCTTCGCCGCCGCGTGCGCCCGCGCCGGGTTCACCCCCCGCAAGGTGTACGAGACCGACGTCCGCGGCTGCATGGATCTGGTCGACGCCGGCGAGGCGGTGGCGTTGTGCCAGGCCACCTTCCGCCCGGTCGCCGGCCTGGTGACCCGCCGGCTGGCCGGCACCCCGCTGCGGTGGCGGCTGCTGCTCGGCTGGCACCCCGAGTCCCCGGCGGACCGGGTCGCCGAGGCGGTGCTGGAGGACGCGGTGGCCGCGTACACCGGTTCGCTTGCCGCGCACCCCGAATACCTGGCCTGGTTGCTGCGGCATCCCGAGTTCGGGGCCCGGGACACCGGTGCGTCCCGACCGGCCGGGCGGGTGCGAACGGCGTGA
- a CDS encoding ATP-dependent Clp protease ATP-binding subunit, giving the protein MMGPGDFGSDPWDEFLARYFGRGEGGRRPAHRVDITRLMTADAREMLADAARRAAQKHSTDLDTDHLLWAALQRDPLRDLVRRAGADPDALVNALGGRGDGAPRGEVPPNLSLTPAAKRALLDAHQLSRAMGANYIGPEHILMALPLNPESPAGRMLAAGRIQPESLQAAGAERGPMAGPKPDRGTPTLDQYGQDLTDLAANDQIDPVIGRADQIEQAVEILSRRTKNNPVLIGEAGVGKTAIVEGLAERICDGDVPQTLLGKRVVQLDLAGLVAGTRYRGDFEERLKKVIDEIRAHRDELIIFLDEIHTLVGAGGAGSEGGMDASNMLKPALARGELRVIGATTLDEYRRSIEKDAALARRFQPVLVPEPDVEDTVAILRGLRDRYEAHHQVRFTDEALVAAAELSDRYVTDRFLPDKAIDLIDQSGARVRLRTRTPASDVRELEQQLEDVRRDKEQAVADEQYEKASALRDRLAEVEAQIGRARGDGGDSQVPSVGTKEIAEVVSRSTGIPISQLTEEERDRLLRLEGHLHQKVIGQDDAVAAIAEAVRRSRTGLADPNRPMGSFLFLGPTGVGKTELARALAEALFGEVDRMVRVDMSEFQERHTVARLVGAPPGYVGYEEAGQLTEAVRRRPYAVVLLDEIEKAHPDVFNILLQVLDDGRLTDSQGRTVNFRNTVLIMTSNLGSELITGAQRTVGFGVGAQGDQQEADELRERLMRRLQENFRPEFLNRIDETIIFQRLEAEQLRQITGLLLEETRRRLHAQDIQVDFAPAGTDWLAEHGYQPEFGARPLRRVIQREVDNRLSRMLLENRLSPGQKVTVDARDGHLTFDVSAGDRDHTAASTSHPR; this is encoded by the coding sequence ATGATGGGACCCGGTGACTTCGGCTCCGACCCGTGGGACGAGTTCCTGGCCCGGTACTTCGGCCGGGGCGAGGGTGGACGCCGCCCGGCGCACCGGGTCGACATCACCCGGCTGATGACCGCCGACGCCCGGGAGATGCTGGCCGACGCCGCCCGCCGGGCCGCCCAGAAGCACAGCACCGACCTGGACACCGACCACCTGCTCTGGGCGGCGTTGCAGCGTGACCCGCTGCGGGACCTGGTCCGCCGGGCCGGTGCCGACCCGGACGCCCTGGTCAACGCGCTCGGCGGACGCGGCGACGGCGCCCCGCGCGGCGAGGTGCCGCCGAACCTGTCGCTCACCCCGGCGGCCAAGCGGGCGTTACTCGACGCCCACCAGTTGTCCCGGGCGATGGGGGCGAACTACATCGGACCCGAGCACATCCTGATGGCCCTGCCGCTCAACCCCGAGTCGCCGGCCGGCCGGATGCTCGCCGCCGGCCGGATCCAGCCCGAGTCGCTCCAGGCGGCCGGGGCCGAACGTGGCCCGATGGCCGGCCCGAAACCCGACCGGGGCACCCCCACCCTCGACCAGTACGGCCAGGACCTCACCGATCTGGCGGCCAACGACCAGATCGACCCGGTGATCGGCCGCGCCGACCAGATCGAGCAGGCGGTCGAGATCCTGTCCCGGCGGACCAAGAACAACCCGGTGCTCATCGGTGAGGCCGGCGTCGGCAAGACCGCCATCGTGGAGGGTCTGGCCGAACGGATCTGCGACGGTGACGTGCCGCAGACCCTGCTCGGCAAGCGGGTCGTCCAGCTCGACCTGGCCGGCCTGGTCGCCGGCACCCGCTACCGGGGCGACTTCGAGGAACGCCTCAAGAAGGTGATCGACGAGATCCGGGCCCACCGGGACGAGCTGATCATCTTTCTGGACGAGATCCACACCCTGGTCGGCGCGGGCGGCGCGGGCAGTGAGGGTGGCATGGACGCGTCCAACATGCTCAAGCCGGCGCTGGCCCGTGGCGAACTGCGGGTGATCGGGGCGACCACGTTGGACGAGTACCGGCGCAGCATCGAGAAGGACGCCGCCCTGGCCCGCCGGTTCCAGCCGGTGCTGGTGCCCGAGCCCGACGTCGAGGACACCGTGGCCATCCTGCGCGGGCTGCGGGACCGGTACGAGGCACACCACCAGGTCCGGTTCACCGACGAGGCGCTCGTCGCCGCCGCCGAACTCTCCGACCGGTACGTCACCGACCGGTTCCTGCCGGACAAGGCGATCGACCTGATCGACCAGTCCGGTGCCCGGGTACGGCTGCGGACCCGGACCCCCGCCTCGGACGTCCGGGAGCTGGAACAGCAACTGGAGGACGTCCGCCGGGACAAGGAACAGGCGGTCGCCGACGAACAGTACGAGAAGGCGTCCGCGCTGCGTGACCGGCTCGCCGAAGTGGAGGCGCAGATCGGCCGGGCCCGGGGCGACGGCGGGGACAGCCAGGTCCCCTCGGTCGGCACGAAGGAGATCGCCGAGGTGGTCTCCCGGTCCACCGGCATCCCGATCAGCCAGCTCACCGAGGAGGAGCGGGACCGGCTGCTGCGGCTGGAGGGGCACCTGCACCAGAAGGTGATCGGCCAGGACGACGCGGTCGCCGCCATCGCCGAGGCGGTCCGCCGGTCCCGCACCGGGCTGGCCGACCCGAACCGGCCGATGGGCAGCTTCCTCTTCCTCGGCCCGACCGGTGTCGGCAAGACCGAGCTGGCCCGCGCGCTGGCCGAGGCGCTCTTCGGCGAGGTGGACCGGATGGTCCGGGTCGACATGAGCGAGTTCCAGGAGCGGCACACCGTGGCCCGGCTGGTCGGTGCGCCCCCCGGTTACGTCGGCTACGAGGAGGCCGGCCAGCTCACCGAGGCGGTCCGTCGCCGCCCGTACGCGGTGGTGCTGCTCGACGAGATCGAGAAGGCCCACCCGGACGTGTTCAACATCCTGCTCCAGGTGCTCGACGACGGCCGGCTCACCGACAGCCAGGGCCGGACTGTCAACTTCAGGAACACCGTACTGATCATGACGAGCAACCTGGGCTCGGAGCTGATCACCGGCGCTCAGCGTACCGTCGGGTTCGGCGTCGGCGCGCAGGGCGACCAGCAGGAGGCCGACGAGCTGCGGGAGCGGTTGATGCGCCGGCTCCAGGAGAACTTCCGCCCGGAGTTCCTCAACCGGATCGACGAGACGATCATCTTCCAGCGGCTGGAGGCCGAGCAGCTGCGCCAGATCACCGGCCTGCTGCTGGAGGAGACCCGCCGCCGGCTGCACGCCCAGGACATCCAGGTCGACTTCGCCCCGGCCGGCACCGACTGGCTGGCCGAGCACGGCTACCAACCGGAGTTCGGGGCCCGCCCGCTGCGCCGGGTGATCCAGCGGGAGGTCGACAACCGGCTCTCCCGGATGCTGCTGGAGAACCGGCTCTCACCGGGGCAGAAGGTCACCGTCGACGCGCGGGACGGACACCTCACCTTCGACGTGTCCGCCGGCGACCGCGACCACACCGCCGCCAGCACCTCGCATCCCCGATGA